CATCCTCCTCAAATATATGACGTGTTACAGATACATTTTTCCAACAGAGAATGCCCGCCCCAGAAATTCACCCAATGCGTGATAGGTCCGGATTTCCGGGCAAAACACGACAGGTTCGAGTTTGGCCATATCGGGCTTACCCTCGGTCAGAATGCTGTCGTCTGCTTGAATGTCCATGATTTCACCAATGAACTGCGTATGGAGCCCGAGTTCATGGATGCCGACAATTTTGCATTCAATATTGAGCGGGATCTCATTGACAAGCGGTGCATCAACTGAACCGGCGGGAGAAGTGGTCATACCTGCGGCAGCGAGTTTGTCGTAATCTCGACCGGATGCCATGCCAAAGTAGTCGGCTTGAGCAATTTGATTTTTTGTCGGGATATTCACGGTAAAGGC
Above is a genomic segment from Desulfovibrio inopinatus DSM 10711 containing:
- a CDS encoding flavin reductase family protein → MKVSLGAKPMAYPTPAWVIATYDKDNKPNVMTAAWGGICCSKPPCLTVSLRSATFSHAALVERKAFTVNIPTKNQIAQADYFGMASGRDYDKLAAAGMTTSPAGSVDAPLVNEIPLNIECKIVGIHELGLHTQFIGEIMDIQADDSILTEGKPDMAKLEPVVFCPEIRTYHALGEFLGRAFSVGKMYL